Within Bacteroidales bacterium, the genomic segment GAGGAATAAGCTGCAAAGAGGCATTATGCCTTTATTTTATAATAAAAAAGGCCTTCTTATTATTTTTAAGAGGCCTTTTTTTTGCGATTGAATAATCAGCTTAGTCGCGGCGCCCAAGGAAAATCATCAGATAATACATCAAGGTGGCAAGCGATGCGAGTGCGGCTACGACATAAGTCATGGCGGCAGAACGCAGGCTGTCTTTGGCCATACCATGCTGCTGCGACGAAACGATGCCACTGCTTTCGAGCCACACCAGTGCCCGTCGCGAAGCATCGATCTCCACAGGCAAGGTGATAAAACTAAACAACGTGGTGGCGCCAAACAGGACGATACCAATGAGCAGCAACTGCGGGAAAACGTTAATGAGCAAAATGCCGGCCAGCAGCACCCACTGCACCCATCGTGAACTGAAACTTACCACCGGCACCAGCGCCGAACGCATTTTGAGCCAGGCATAGGCCTGTGCGTGCTGCAGCGCATGCCCCGTTTCGTGCGCCGCTACAGCAGCAGACATTACACTGCGTCCCCGATAAATTTCCGGACTCAGATTGATGGTACGGTTGACGGGGTTATAATGATCGGTGAGTTGTCCTTTTACCGATCCAATCTTTACATCATGGATGCCATTCTGGCGCAGCATCTCGGCCGCCACCTCATGGCCCGTCATACCCCCAGCCAAAGGAATCTTTGAATACTTGGCAAACTTCGCTTTGAGCTGCGACTGTACCAACCAGCTAAGCAGCATAAACACCCCGAAAATAATCAGATAGATCATCATTGCTATTAATTTTTTAAAATGTCGGCAGGGTTTGCAAATTGTTTGCCAGAGGCAGGCTTTGGCAGATACAGCAATCTTTGCGGCAAAATTGGTCGAAACGACTTATTTTATCATCTTCATAAAATCATCTTCGCTGATGATCTTTATCCCAAGCTTCTCGGCTTTGGCAAGTTTGGCAGGTCCCATGTTTTCGCCGGCCACTACATAATCGGTGTTGCCGGAGATGGCGCTAAGATTTCGGCCACCATTGGCTTCGATGACTTCTTTGATGCCGTCGCGCGAGTAGTTTGCAAAGGTTCCACTCACCACGAATGATTTATTTCCAAGCTTCTGTGACGCTGCTTCGGCGGGCTTTTCCATTTCCATCTGCAGACCATATTCTTTGAGCCGGCTCACCAGCTCCTGATGTTCGGGACGTGAAAACCATTCGAGTACACTGCCGGCAATGCGGTCGCCGATTTCGTGTACCGCCACCAGCGATTCATAATCTGCCTGCATCAGCGCCTGCATCGAACCAAAATGCTCGGCCAGTTTGCGTGCAACGGTTTCGCCCACAAATCTAATCCCAAGGGCAAAGAGCACACGCTGAAACGGAATTGCTTTTGAAGCTTCGATGCCCTGCAAGATTTTTTCGGTGGCACGTTTCTGAAAACTTACGATGCGCTCTTTGCGGTCGCCCTCGGCGGGAAACACTTTTTCTAATCCAAAGAGTTTTTCATAATTCAGCGCATACAAGTCGGCAGCATTTTCCACCAGGCCTTTGTCGTAAAGCAACTCTATCTTTCCCTCACCCAGGCTGTCGATATCCATAGCGCGGCGACCGATAAAATGCTCGAGCTTGCCTTTTATCTGCGGCGGACAGTGGTCTTCGTTGGGGCAGTAGTGGGCAACTTCGCCAGGCTGTCGCACCAGGTCAGTTCCGCATTCGGGGCAGTTTTTTATAAACTCTGTGGGAGGTGCCTCAGCAGGACGATTGTCCAGATCGACGCCTGTAATTTTAGGAATTACCTCGCCCCCTTTCTCAACAAACACGCTGTCGCCAACGCGCACGTCGAGCTGCTGCATGATGTCGGCGTTGTGCAATGACGCGCGTCTTACGGTAGTTCCGGCCAGCAGCACCGGCTCCAGGTTGGCCACCGGCGTAACGACACCCGTCCTTCCCACCTGATAGTCGATGGAGAGCAACCGTGTAGCTTCCCGCTGCGCCTTGAATTTGTAGGCAATGGCCCAGCGTGGCGACTTAGCCGTAAAGCCCAGTTGGTCCTGTTGGCGATAGCTATTCACTTTTATCACCACCCCGTCGATATCGAAATCCAGTTTGGTGCGGGCGGAATCCCAATGGTTGATGTAATCAAAAATTTCGTCGATGGTTTTGCATCGCCCAATATGATCGCTCACATTGAGTCCCCATTTGCTGGCAGCCATTAGATTGTCGTAATGATTGTCGTGCGGCAATTCTTCTCCCAGAACAAAATAGATCATGCAAGTGAGACGGCGTTTGGCTACCTCTGCGGAGTCCTGCATCTTAAGGCTGCCCGAAGCGGCGTTGCGCGGGTTGGCAAAAGGCGCTTCATCGTTTTCGGCTTTGAGACGATTCAAGTGTTCAAAAGAAGTGTGCGGCATCAGCACCTCACCGCGAATCTCAATATCTTCCGGCCAGCTTTTGCCATGGAGTTGCAAAGGCACACTGTGGATGGTTTTAACATTGTCGGTTACCTCGTCGCCGGTTTCGCCATCGCCACGGGTAACGCCCTGGGTAAGGCGTCCGGCTTCATAGCGCAGACCAATGGCCACGCCATCGTATTTCAGCTCACACACATACTCCACTTCGCCGGAGATGTTTTTGTGGATACGCTCGATAAAATCACTCAACTCTTCACGCGAATAGGTATTGCCCAGCGAAAGCATCGGATAGCGGTGCCTAACCTGATTAAATTCTTTATTAATCTGTCCGCCTACACGCTGCGTGGGCGAGGTAGGATCGGTAAGCTCCGGAAACTGCTTTTCGAGCGCTTCGATTTCTTTGAGCTTTTGATCAAAATCATAATCTGAAATTACGGGCTGCGACAGTACGTAATATTTATAGTTGTGCTCGTGTAGTTCACGGCTCAGCGCTTCTATCTGCCGGCGGGCTTCCTCTTGAGTCATTGGTTACTGATTTTTATATTTTTGTGGCCAAAGATATAGAAAAGCAAAAGGTTATGAACCTGAAGGATTCTGGCAGCAAAATGGAAAAGCCTGATTGATGGGTTTTAATAACTGAACCCCAGCGGAGTTACCTATCTTGCGTTTTTTTCAGTTCATCAACAAATCAATCAAAATATATTAGCTGATAAGAAACATCGAAAAGTACTGTGGAAAAGTATTTTATTTGCAATTAACCAGACATCAATTAAGCTATCATGGTATCATTTTTAAGTGCGCTTAAATATTAGAAACTTTTAATAAAAAATGGAAACAGAGAACTTTCTATTTGCCTTTGGGCTTACGCTTTTGGCAGGTCTCTCGACCGGCATTGGGAGCGTGATGGCACTGCTTTCGCGGAAGTTTAACCCAAAGTTTCTGGCCGGCTCGCTTGGCTTTTCTGCCGGGGTGATGATCTACGTTTCGTTCGTTGAGATTCTTTCAGAAGCCAAAATTTCGCTTGTGGGGGCACTTGGGGAAAAAATGGGAAATGTTTATACCGTCGTTGCTTTCTTTGCCGGCATAGCGCTGATAGCAATAATCGACTATTTGATTCCCTCATTTGAAAACCCGCATGAGATCAAAAATATAGAAATGAAAAACCTCGACCCCGCCACCGACAAGAAGCTTTTGCGCATGGGTCTGTTTTCAGCGCTTGCCATTGGCATCCATAATTTTCCTGAAGGCCTGGCCACTTTTATGGCAGCTTTGTCCGATCCGACTCTCGGGGTGAGTATTGCGGTAGCCATTGCCATCCACAACATTCCTGAAGGAATTGCGGTGTCGGTTCCCATTTATTATGCAACCAAAAGCCGTAAAAAGGCTTTTTGGCTTTCATTTCTTTCAGGGCTTGCTGAGCCAGTAGGCGCTTTGCTTGGCTATTTTATCCTGATGCACTTTTTCAGTGAATCCACCTTCGGGGTCATCTTCGCAGGCGTGGCGGGCATCATGGTCTATATCTCGCTCGACGAGCTTTTGCCCACCGCCGAAGAATATGGCGAGCACCACATTGCCATTGGCGGAATGATAGCCGGCATGGTGGTGATGGCAATAAGTCTGCTGCTGTTTATCTGATGAGATTTTTTGTAGCTGGCGCCTGCTCTGGTAGAAATAATCTATTTTTGAAATCACAGCAAGAATATTCTCTACCACACTCTGAATTCGATGTTGAGATAAAGAAATGCTTCGTTGTCTGAACTTGTAGCATACGGAAACCACTCCTGATAAGACAATGCTGTGCGCACTTTGGAAATAGGCCTGTACTCAACGCCGGCAATCAGTGCGCTGCCATCGCCGGTGAGGTTCCAGCGCTGCGTGTCGTCGGGCGGTGTGTTGCTGCGCCGGACGTCGTAACGACCAAAAATCCCAAACTTGCTAACTACATGATAAGTGGCAAATGCGGAAAAGACCTTCTCATGATGATTTTCGAAAAAATCTTCATTGCGCTTGATGTCATATTCTGCCCCAAAAAGGAATTTGTCTTTGATTTCATACCCCACAAAATATACTAGCAGCAACTCAGTATTTCTCTTATTGATAATATCGGCATAGCTGCGAACGATCAATCCTTTGTAAGGCTTCAGGGTGAAGCCAAATCCGGCTTTGAATGAATTATCACTTTGCAGATTGTTAAAGCCTTCCCCATTCATCAGCGTAAAATCCAGGGATAACCAATCGGTGGGATTGTATTTAGCGGAAGCGCCCAAATCGGCGCTTGTTGCCAGGCCAAACTCGTCGAGTGCTGATTTGGCAATGTAGCGATGCCCCCAGATGCGCTCCTGAATGTTAAATTGCTGCAACGGAATGATACCGATAGTAAAAGCCCATTTGCCGGCACTGTATTGCAGCCACGCATCTTTGAAATAGGCAAACCGGCGTCGTAGCGTATCTTGTGAAACGTCGCCGGGATTCCCGATATCGATCTGTAATTTGGCTTTGAAATGCTTATCCAATTCAAACTGATAACCCAGATAAGCACGCTTCAACTCAAAGCCCGCCGGATTATCTCCCTGTTTGATACCTGTATAAAAATCTGTAAACACCAACCCTATAGGTTCGCCACGGAAAAAGGGATGCGTGGTGTCCTGTGCTGCCATTTTCCCGGAAACGGACAACAGCATTATCAGAGAAATTATTTGAATATGCGTTTTCATAAATACTAAAATGCAAAGGAAAGCAACAAAGAAAAAATCAAAGCTTAAAAATACTAATAACAAGTTCTTGGATAGAATAATTTTCGATGTAAGGATAGATTCTTCGCTCCGCTACTAATGACAAGTTTTTGTAAATAATTGGAATGCAGTAGATTCCTCCTTTCAGTCGGAATGACACGATCGCGGTGCGGGCAGAGGGGGAGAAATCTATTTCAAAAAACCAATATCATTAACACCATGACTTTAGTGCTATGAAAACGGTTCTGTCATATCGTTATGGGACCAATTTTTTCTTGGTCTGGGGACTCAGAAAGACAGTGGCTGCGGTCGAAGGGTTGTGTAATTTTAACGAAAATGAATTAAAAATTTTACAACTATCGCTTGCTATAGGATATCGCCGGAATCCTATCCGTGAAATTGTAATTCTAAAACCTATCTTCTCATCACTCATCTTTCACCTCTCGTTTCTCACCACTCATTCTTCAAGTCAAATCCGGCATCAGCAGTTCCATTTGGTCTATCAGCTTTTCAAATTCTGTAAAGCAGATGTTGATCTGATTGCGGTCGTCCGCTTGCAGACTTTTATCGATGACACCACAAAAATTCTGAAGAGGAATGATGTTGTGGACAGATGCAATTGGTCGAAGCGTTTCGATAAATGACCGAATAAGTTCAGGGGAAGTATGCTTGTGGCAATTTTTAAACTGAGGAATTATCCTTTTATGAAAATCGCGATTCAACTGCTCATTACCATTTATGTGTTGAAAAATCTCACTGAAATTACGGATACAGTTTGGATGACATACCGGATTATTGAGTGCCGAGTTGAGGGTAAAGTAAAAAACGCTTCCTTTTCCCGGAGTACTCTCTACCCAAATTTTTCCGCCGTTGCGCTCCACAAATTCGCGGCACACGATCAGCCCCAAGCCGGTACCTCGTTCCTGCTGCGTGCCTACCGTCGAATAATTGCTGTCAGAATCGAAAAGCCGGGGCACCTGGACGGCAGGTATACCCACACCAGTATCCGTCACTTTTATCACGGTTTGCAGCGGGTCGTTTTTCATAGCCGACAATGTAATGCTGCCCCCCTCGGGTGTAAATTTGATGGCGTTACTCACCAGATTGCGCAGGATAGTATCGGTCATTTCACTGTCGGCAGTAACCTCCATGTTGTCGTCGGGCAAATGGAATTCGATGGTGATATTTTTGGCTTGCGCCGAAAAGCGTTGCATCTCAAGAGCATCCTCCAGAAGCTGAGCCACCAGCAGCACTTCCGGTCGAAAAGCTATTTTGCCTGCATTGGCCCGCGACCACAACAACAGGTTGTCGAGCAGCGCAAACGATTGCCTGGTGCTATTATAGAGAGTACGGATGATACGTTTGCGCTCCTCGGTCGAATAAGGACTCTCCTCTTCAAGCAATGTCTCGAGAAATCCCAGTTGTGCATTGTAGGGGCTGCGCAAGTCGTGGGCGATGATAGAGAAAAGTTTATCCTTGGTGGCATTGATCTCACGCAATTGCTTGTCGTTGTTTTTTTGTTTGGTAATATCCTGATGCGTCCCGACCATCCGGATGGGGTTTCCAACTTCATCGTAATCGGTTATCATGCCGCTGCCAAGGATATACACCCAGTCGCCGGTTTTTGTTTTCATCCTGAAGGCGCAGCGATACAACGGTTTTCGTCCTTCCAGATAATCCTTCAGCGCTTTCTGAAACAGCACTTCGTCCTCAGGATGCACCATATTCTGCCACGTCATCAGGCGCGGTTTTAGCTCCTCGGCGGAGTAGCCCAACATTTCGGCCCAGCGCGCGTCGAACGCCATTTCATCGGTTTTCATATCCCAATCCCACAAGCCTGCTTTTGTACTTTGCAATGCCATGATCAGGCGCTTCTCGCTCATGCTGTGGGCATCGGCTATTGCTTTGCGCAAAGTAATGTCATCTAAGGAGCCGTATACTTTGCCGTTGCTGCTACCACACAAACTCAATTCTGCCCAAAACAGACTTCCGTCTTTGCGCTGGCATTGCACCTCTGTTTGTGCAGTGTGTGTTTCATCTGTTTTTTTAATAAAAAGATTTTGGATTTCCTCTGCCTTTTCATCACACACAAACTCCCAAACCTTCATCCCAATCATCTCTTCCCGGCTATAACCAAACATTCGCGTCGCCTGAGGATTTATCAGTTTCAAAATCCCATGCTCGGTAACGAACATACCTTTGTTGACGTTCTCCACCAGCTCGCGGTATTGTCCCCCGCCTTCCGCTACTGTCAAAGGAGCCGAATCGATCAGCAGCGACCCGGCTTTGATGCTATGAGGTGTGTTGGTGCTTATCATAACAATTCAAAATTGAGGTTATTTGCGGTGTTAAAAATAGTTAATTATTAGCACCTACAACCTAATTCCCATTTTTTTAACAAAATATTTTTTGCTATGGCCGAATCAACAAATCTAAATAAACCGGCAGATGGTCGCTGAACCCACCCTGATATTTATAACCAAGATAGGTACGATAAGGCTTGTAGCCCAGAAAGGTAGCATCAGTTTCAAGCAAAAAACCGGCATGAAAAACATGCGCACGCTTTTGCTTTACATGCACCATAAGTGTGTCGGCGAGAAGGGCGCCCGAAACCACAAGTTGATCGAAGTGGTTCCAGCTTTCGCGATATTTCAACGAACCGTAAGGCCATTCTGCATCGGGAACCAGCATCAGATTGTAAAGTGCGCCGGGGTCGGCGGGTTGCTCTGGCTTTTTTGCCTGCAGCACCTTCGTCATACTTTCGTCGGTAGGATCATCATTAAAATCGCCCATGATAATGATGGCGGGTGAGGCCAGGGCAGCCGTAAGCGAATCCACCTGGCGGCGCAGCAGTGCGGCGGCATCGTTGCGCCGGCGGACGGTGTTCATATATCCGCCGTAGCGCGACGGCCAGTGATTGACGAAGATGTGGAGCATCTCCCGCCCCATGGCCAGACCTTTCACATACAGAATGTCGCGGGTGCGGTAGCTGGTGTCGTCGGCAAAGGTGAGCGCGATGGCGCTGTCGGCAAAAGGGCGGAACAGGTCGGCGCGATAAAGCAATGCCACATCGATGCCGCGCCGGTCGGGCGACTCATGATGAACGATGCGGTAACCATAATTTTTTAAAGGCGTTTCATAAATCAGCTTCTGCAACACACGCAGGTTTTCGATTTCGCATAGTCCAATGATGGCAGGCGGATCGTATTCGCCCACGGCCATAATCACTTTGTAAATCTTATTGATTTTATCGTACATGCGTTTGTTGGTCCAATGGCGCTCGCCCCCGGGCGTAAACTCCTCGTCGCGGTGCATAGGATCGTCAAGCGGATCGAAAAGGTTTTCGACGTTGTAAAACATGATGCGGTAGCGTGAGCCATCGCCTGCATCAGCAGTTTGCGCCGATGCCAACAAATTCGTCAACACAAACCACACGAATAGCGCAAACACCACGTTAGCCTTTTTCATCGCCATTGTTTATAATTATTGATTTTCAAATTTAGATAAAAACTAACACCATGCCGGCTGTAGCAAAAATATTAATCATCTCGGGGATTCTCCTGGTAGCAGCGGGTATGGTGGTATGGCTGGCACAGGGTCATCTGAGCTGGCTGGGGCGGCTGCCGGGCGATATTCGCATTGAGCGTCCGAACATGAAGTTTTATTTTCCCATCACCACCATGTTGCTCGTCAGTGTGGTGCTAAGCATTTTGCTGTGGATCATCAGAAGATTTTTTTAAAACTATGAGCTACGATCCTGTCAATCCACACGAAAACTTCCCCTGGCGCAAGATCATCCACATCGACATGGATGCTTTTTATGCTTCCGTGGAGCAGCGCGACAACCCGTCGCTGCGCGGCAAACCTGTGGCCGTAGGCGGCAACCGGAAGCGTGGCGTGGTGGCAGCAGCCAGCTACGAATCGCGGCGCTTTGGCGTACATTCGGCTATGCCATCGGTAACGGCAGCACGAAAATGTCCGGGGCTGATTTTTGTAAAACCACGCTTTGAAGTCTATCGCCAGGTATCGGAACAGATTCGTGAGATTTTCTATGAATACACCGATTTGGTGGAGCCGCTTTCGCTCGATGAGGCTTATCTGGATGTGACGCACAACAAACAATCGGTGC encodes:
- a CDS encoding endonuclease/exonuclease/phosphatase family protein; its protein translation is MKKANVVFALFVWFVLTNLLASAQTADAGDGSRYRIMFYNVENLFDPLDDPMHRDEEFTPGGERHWTNKRMYDKINKIYKVIMAVGEYDPPAIIGLCEIENLRVLQKLIYETPLKNYGYRIVHHESPDRRGIDVALLYRADLFRPFADSAIALTFADDTSYRTRDILYVKGLAMGREMLHIFVNHWPSRYGGYMNTVRRRNDAAALLRRQVDSLTAALASPAIIIMGDFNDDPTDESMTKVLQAKKPEQPADPGALYNLMLVPDAEWPYGSLKYRESWNHFDQLVVSGALLADTLMVHVKQKRAHVFHAGFLLETDATFLGYKPYRTYLGYKYQGGFSDHLPVYLDLLIRP
- a CDS encoding zinc metallopeptidase, whose amino-acid sequence is MMIYLIIFGVFMLLSWLVQSQLKAKFAKYSKIPLAGGMTGHEVAAEMLRQNGIHDVKIGSVKGQLTDHYNPVNRTINLSPEIYRGRSVMSAAVAAHETGHALQHAQAYAWLKMRSALVPVVSFSSRWVQWVLLAGILLINVFPQLLLIGIVLFGATTLFSFITLPVEIDASRRALVWLESSGIVSSQQHGMAKDSLRSAAMTYVVAALASLATLMYYLMIFLGRRD
- a CDS encoding PAS domain-containing sensor histidine kinase; its protein translation is MISTNTPHSIKAGSLLIDSAPLTVAEGGGQYRELVENVNKGMFVTEHGILKLINPQATRMFGYSREEMIGMKVWEFVCDEKAEEIQNLFIKKTDETHTAQTEVQCQRKDGSLFWAELSLCGSSNGKVYGSLDDITLRKAIADAHSMSEKRLIMALQSTKAGLWDWDMKTDEMAFDARWAEMLGYSAEELKPRLMTWQNMVHPEDEVLFQKALKDYLEGRKPLYRCAFRMKTKTGDWVYILGSGMITDYDEVGNPIRMVGTHQDITKQKNNDKQLREINATKDKLFSIIAHDLRSPYNAQLGFLETLLEEESPYSTEERKRIIRTLYNSTRQSFALLDNLLLWSRANAGKIAFRPEVLLVAQLLEDALEMQRFSAQAKNITIEFHLPDDNMEVTADSEMTDTILRNLVSNAIKFTPEGGSITLSAMKNDPLQTVIKVTDTGVGIPAVQVPRLFDSDSNYSTVGTQQERGTGLGLIVCREFVERNGGKIWVESTPGKGSVFYFTLNSALNNPVCHPNCIRNFSEIFQHINGNEQLNRDFHKRIIPQFKNCHKHTSPELIRSFIETLRPIASVHNIIPLQNFCGVIDKSLQADDRNQINICFTEFEKLIDQMELLMPDLT
- the ligA gene encoding NAD-dependent DNA ligase LigA, translating into MTQEEARRQIEALSRELHEHNYKYYVLSQPVISDYDFDQKLKEIEALEKQFPELTDPTSPTQRVGGQINKEFNQVRHRYPMLSLGNTYSREELSDFIERIHKNISGEVEYVCELKYDGVAIGLRYEAGRLTQGVTRGDGETGDEVTDNVKTIHSVPLQLHGKSWPEDIEIRGEVLMPHTSFEHLNRLKAENDEAPFANPRNAASGSLKMQDSAEVAKRRLTCMIYFVLGEELPHDNHYDNLMAASKWGLNVSDHIGRCKTIDEIFDYINHWDSARTKLDFDIDGVVIKVNSYRQQDQLGFTAKSPRWAIAYKFKAQREATRLLSIDYQVGRTGVVTPVANLEPVLLAGTTVRRASLHNADIMQQLDVRVGDSVFVEKGGEVIPKITGVDLDNRPAEAPPTEFIKNCPECGTDLVRQPGEVAHYCPNEDHCPPQIKGKLEHFIGRRAMDIDSLGEGKIELLYDKGLVENAADLYALNYEKLFGLEKVFPAEGDRKERIVSFQKRATEKILQGIEASKAIPFQRVLFALGIRFVGETVARKLAEHFGSMQALMQADYESLVAVHEIGDRIAGSVLEWFSRPEHQELVSRLKEYGLQMEMEKPAEAASQKLGNKSFVVSGTFANYSRDGIKEVIEANGGRNLSAISGNTDYVVAGENMGPAKLAKAEKLGIKIISEDDFMKMIK
- a CDS encoding DUF2905 domain-containing protein is translated as MPAVAKILIISGILLVAAGMVVWLAQGHLSWLGRLPGDIRIERPNMKFYFPITTMLLVSVVLSILLWIIRRFF
- a CDS encoding porin — its product is MKTHIQIISLIMLLSVSGKMAAQDTTHPFFRGEPIGLVFTDFYTGIKQGDNPAGFELKRAYLGYQFELDKHFKAKLQIDIGNPGDVSQDTLRRRFAYFKDAWLQYSAGKWAFTIGIIPLQQFNIQERIWGHRYIAKSALDEFGLATSADLGASAKYNPTDWLSLDFTLMNGEGFNNLQSDNSFKAGFGFTLKPYKGLIVRSYADIINKRNTELLLVYFVGYEIKDKFLFGAEYDIKRNEDFFENHHEKVFSAFATYHVVSKFGIFGRYDVRRSNTPPDDTQRWNLTGDGSALIAGVEYRPISKVRTALSYQEWFPYATSSDNEAFLYLNIEFRVW
- the zupT gene encoding zinc transporter ZupT translates to METENFLFAFGLTLLAGLSTGIGSVMALLSRKFNPKFLAGSLGFSAGVMIYVSFVEILSEAKISLVGALGEKMGNVYTVVAFFAGIALIAIIDYLIPSFENPHEIKNIEMKNLDPATDKKLLRMGLFSALAIGIHNFPEGLATFMAALSDPTLGVSIAVAIAIHNIPEGIAVSVPIYYATKSRKKAFWLSFLSGLAEPVGALLGYFILMHFFSESTFGVIFAGVAGIMVYISLDELLPTAEEYGEHHIAIGGMIAGMVVMAISLLLFI